One genomic region from Sander lucioperca isolate FBNREF2018 chromosome 3, SLUC_FBN_1.2, whole genome shotgun sequence encodes:
- the kctd3 gene encoding BTB/POZ domain-containing protein KCTD3 isoform X2: MWIPDSFFSSLLSGRISTLRDETGAIFIDRDPTAFAPILNFLRTKELDLRGVNISILRHEAEFYGITPLVRRLLLCEELDRSSCGSVLFHGYLPPPAIPARKSSPASAASGPSSDERPAPSGAEGFTRVGPPPHPSLSSSTGTDDNHKLGPVVDPRKVLIIAGHHNWIVAAYAHFVICYRIKESSGWQQVFSSPYLDWTIERIALNAKVVGGPHGDKDKMVAAASESNIILWSIQDGGSGNEIGVFSLGVPVDDLFFIGNQLVATSHTGKVGVWNAVTQHWQVQDVVPITSCDTAGSFLLLGCNNGSIYYIDMQKFPLRMKDNDLLVTELYHDPSNDAITALSVYLTPKTSVSGNWIEIAYGTSSGAVRVIVQHPETVGSGPQLFQTFTVHRSPVTKIMLSEKHLVSVCADNNHVRTWTVTRFRGMISTQPGSTPLASFKILSLEETESHGSYGSGNDIGPFGDRDDQQVFIQKVIPITNKLFVRLSSTGKRICEVQSVDVTTISCFMVRECEGSSRMGSRPRRYLFTGHGNGSIQMWDLTTAMDTANKGEERKREDAGGPTEEELLQLLDQCDLSTSRCATPNISPAPSMLHHTRLRESCSSLQLQAQEPIPESQATYGAVRPYRASPLLARARRTESFHSYRDFQNFSLSRGVLDSTGQASTQGPSQTLDVRRSLCDFGPDDSERRATAMEFWACRTASSSSNTIIGAITTAGVSGVKTEGGQESLRQPPDSPIPRGDVRRKVHPNPEEGEGMGSGGEGVKVEGGVRKRGVLEGGFLGRKKAPPVPHLSSVPSGSEGGGSDSSANGSPSPTKLSSSTSPRHRKLAPELSNQDSSL, from the exons ATGTGGATCCCAGACTCTTTCTTCTCAAG TTTGCTGAGTGGAAGGATATCCACTCTTCGGGATGAAACTGGAGCT ATATTTATTGACAGAGACCCTACAGCTTTCGCACCAATTTTGAATTTCCTCCGAACCAAAGAATTGGACCTGCG GGGTGTCAACATCAGCATCCTGCGACATGAAGCAGAGTTTTACGGGATAACTCCTTTAG tgCGGCGCCTGCTGCTGTGTGAGGAACTGGACCGCTCGTCATGTGGTAGCGTTCTCTTCCATGGTTACCTACCACCCCCAG CCATCCCTGCCCGTAAGTCAAGCCCTGCCTCAGCAGCCTCTGGCCCCTCCTCTGATGAGCGGCCCGCTCCAAGTGGAGCAGAGGGCTTCACCCGTGTTGGTCCCCCTCCTCACCCTTCCCTCTCTAGCTCAACTGGAACAGACGACAACCACAAACTGG gtcCTGTGGTTGATCCCAGGAAGGTGCTGATTATAGCAGGACACCACAACTGGATTGTGGCAGCTTACGCACACTTTGTTATCTGCTACAG GATAAAGGAATCTTCTGGATGGCAGCAGGTGTTTTCCTCCCCCTACCTTGACTGGACCATTGAACGCATCGCGCTTAACGCTAAGGTGGTGGGTGGCCCGCATGGAGACAAGGACAAGATGGTGGCCGCCGCCTCTGAAAGCAACATTATCCTCTGGAGCATCCAAGATGGAGGCAGTGGAAATGAGATAG GTGTATTCAGTCTCGGTGTACCTGTGGATGATCTGTTCTTCATTGGGAACCAGCTGGTGGCTACAAGCCATACAGGGAAGGTTGGGGTGTGGAATGCTGTCACACAGCACTGGCAG GTTCAAGATGTGGTTCCTATTACCAGTTGTGACACAGCAGGATCCTTCCTTTTACTGGGTTGCAACAATGGGTCTATCTACTACATAG ACATGCAAAAGTTTCCATTGAGGATGAAGGATAATGATCTTCTAGTGACAGAGCTTTATCATGACCCTTCAAATGATGCCATCActgctctgtctgtctaccttACACCTAAAACCA GTGTGAGTGGGAACTGGATAGAGATAGCCTATGGGACTAGCAGCGGTGCAGTAAGAGTGATCGTGCAACACCCAGAGACAGTGGGATCGGGTCCCCAGCTCTTTCAGACATTCACTGTGCACAGGAGCCCGGTGACAAAGATTATGCTGTCAGAGAAACATCTGGTATCAG tgtgtgcggACAACAACCACGTTCGGACGTGGACGGTGACCCGGTTCAGAGGGATGATCTCCACCCAGCCAGGCTCCACCCCTCTGGCTTCCTTCAAAATACTGTCCCTGGAGGAGACGGAGAGCCACGGGAGCTACGGCTCTGGGAATGATATTG GTCCATTTGGAGACAGAGACGATCAGCAGGTTTTCATACAGAAGGTGATCCCCATCACCAACAAACTGTTTGTGAGGCTCTCATCTACTGGAAAGAG gaTCTGTGAAGTGCAGTCAGTGGATGTGACCACCATCTCTTGCTTCATGGTGCGGGAGTGTGAGGGTTCGAGCCGGATGGGGTCGCGACCTCGGCGCTATCTGTTCACTGGCCATGGCAACGGCAGCATCCAAATGTGGGACCTGACCACTGCCATGGACACCGCTAAcaaaggagaggaaaggaagagagagg ATGCAGGTGGGCCTACAGaggaggagctgctgcagctgttgGACCAGTGCGACCTGAGCACCTCCCGCTGCGCTACACCAAATATTAGCCCCGCCCCCTCAATGCTCCACCACACACGCCTCAGAGAGTCCTGCTCAAG TCTGCAGTTACAGGCCCAGGAGCCCATTCCTGAGAGCCAGGCTACTTACGGAGCTGTGCGACCCTACAGAGCGAGCCCCCTGCTGGCCCGCGCGCGACGAACTGAGTCCTTCCACAGCTACAG AGACTTCCAGAACTTCAGCCTGAGTCGAGGTGTCCTGGACAGCACTGGTCAGGCGTCCACACAGGGCCCCAGCCAGACCCTTGATGTCCGCCGTTCGCTCTGTGACTTTGGGCCTGACGACAGTGAGCGGAGAGCCACAGCTATGGAGTTCTGGGCTTGTCGAACAGCCAGTTCAAGCTCTAACACAATTATCGGAGCTATTACGACTGCTGGTGTTTCCGGGGTGAAAACAGAAGGCGGTCAAGAGTCTCTACGACAGCCGCCTGACAGCCCGATTCCCAGAGGCGACGTTAGGCGGAAGGTGCACCCAAAcccagaggagggagagggtaTGGGATCAGGGGGAGAGGGGGTGAAGGTGGAGGGAGGCGTGAGGAAGAGGGGAGTACTAGAAGGAGGCTTTCTGGGGAGGAAGAAAGCTCCTCCAGTCCCCCACCTCTCCTCCGTGCCCTCTGGATCTGAAGGTGGTGGCAGCGACTCATCTGCCAACGGCTCCCCCTCCCCGACCAAATTGTCTTCTTCCACCTCACCGCGACACAGGAAGCTGGCCCCTGAGCTGTCCAATCAGGACAGCAGCCTGTGA
- the kctd3 gene encoding BTB/POZ domain-containing protein KCTD3 isoform X1, translating into MATNGNNLTPGMGEIIQLNVGGTRFSTSRQTLMWIPDSFFSSLLSGRISTLRDETGAIFIDRDPTAFAPILNFLRTKELDLRGVNISILRHEAEFYGITPLVRRLLLCEELDRSSCGSVLFHGYLPPPAIPARKSSPASAASGPSSDERPAPSGAEGFTRVGPPPHPSLSSSTGTDDNHKLGPVVDPRKVLIIAGHHNWIVAAYAHFVICYRIKESSGWQQVFSSPYLDWTIERIALNAKVVGGPHGDKDKMVAAASESNIILWSIQDGGSGNEIGVFSLGVPVDDLFFIGNQLVATSHTGKVGVWNAVTQHWQVQDVVPITSCDTAGSFLLLGCNNGSIYYIDMQKFPLRMKDNDLLVTELYHDPSNDAITALSVYLTPKTSVSGNWIEIAYGTSSGAVRVIVQHPETVGSGPQLFQTFTVHRSPVTKIMLSEKHLVSVCADNNHVRTWTVTRFRGMISTQPGSTPLASFKILSLEETESHGSYGSGNDIGPFGDRDDQQVFIQKVIPITNKLFVRLSSTGKRICEVQSVDVTTISCFMVRECEGSSRMGSRPRRYLFTGHGNGSIQMWDLTTAMDTANKGEERKREDAGGPTEEELLQLLDQCDLSTSRCATPNISPAPSMLHHTRLRESCSSLQLQAQEPIPESQATYGAVRPYRASPLLARARRTESFHSYRDFQNFSLSRGVLDSTGQASTQGPSQTLDVRRSLCDFGPDDSERRATAMEFWACRTASSSSNTIIGAITTAGVSGVKTEGGQESLRQPPDSPIPRGDVRRKVHPNPEEGEGMGSGGEGVKVEGGVRKRGVLEGGFLGRKKAPPVPHLSSVPSGSEGGGSDSSANGSPSPTKLSSSTSPRHRKLAPELSNQDSSL; encoded by the exons ATGGCTACGAATGGTAACAACTTAACGCCTGGGATGGGAGAGATCATCCAGTTAAACGTCGGTGGGACAAG GTTCAGCACCTCCAGACAGACTCTGATGTGGATCCCAGACTCTTTCTTCTCAAG TTTGCTGAGTGGAAGGATATCCACTCTTCGGGATGAAACTGGAGCT ATATTTATTGACAGAGACCCTACAGCTTTCGCACCAATTTTGAATTTCCTCCGAACCAAAGAATTGGACCTGCG GGGTGTCAACATCAGCATCCTGCGACATGAAGCAGAGTTTTACGGGATAACTCCTTTAG tgCGGCGCCTGCTGCTGTGTGAGGAACTGGACCGCTCGTCATGTGGTAGCGTTCTCTTCCATGGTTACCTACCACCCCCAG CCATCCCTGCCCGTAAGTCAAGCCCTGCCTCAGCAGCCTCTGGCCCCTCCTCTGATGAGCGGCCCGCTCCAAGTGGAGCAGAGGGCTTCACCCGTGTTGGTCCCCCTCCTCACCCTTCCCTCTCTAGCTCAACTGGAACAGACGACAACCACAAACTGG gtcCTGTGGTTGATCCCAGGAAGGTGCTGATTATAGCAGGACACCACAACTGGATTGTGGCAGCTTACGCACACTTTGTTATCTGCTACAG GATAAAGGAATCTTCTGGATGGCAGCAGGTGTTTTCCTCCCCCTACCTTGACTGGACCATTGAACGCATCGCGCTTAACGCTAAGGTGGTGGGTGGCCCGCATGGAGACAAGGACAAGATGGTGGCCGCCGCCTCTGAAAGCAACATTATCCTCTGGAGCATCCAAGATGGAGGCAGTGGAAATGAGATAG GTGTATTCAGTCTCGGTGTACCTGTGGATGATCTGTTCTTCATTGGGAACCAGCTGGTGGCTACAAGCCATACAGGGAAGGTTGGGGTGTGGAATGCTGTCACACAGCACTGGCAG GTTCAAGATGTGGTTCCTATTACCAGTTGTGACACAGCAGGATCCTTCCTTTTACTGGGTTGCAACAATGGGTCTATCTACTACATAG ACATGCAAAAGTTTCCATTGAGGATGAAGGATAATGATCTTCTAGTGACAGAGCTTTATCATGACCCTTCAAATGATGCCATCActgctctgtctgtctaccttACACCTAAAACCA GTGTGAGTGGGAACTGGATAGAGATAGCCTATGGGACTAGCAGCGGTGCAGTAAGAGTGATCGTGCAACACCCAGAGACAGTGGGATCGGGTCCCCAGCTCTTTCAGACATTCACTGTGCACAGGAGCCCGGTGACAAAGATTATGCTGTCAGAGAAACATCTGGTATCAG tgtgtgcggACAACAACCACGTTCGGACGTGGACGGTGACCCGGTTCAGAGGGATGATCTCCACCCAGCCAGGCTCCACCCCTCTGGCTTCCTTCAAAATACTGTCCCTGGAGGAGACGGAGAGCCACGGGAGCTACGGCTCTGGGAATGATATTG GTCCATTTGGAGACAGAGACGATCAGCAGGTTTTCATACAGAAGGTGATCCCCATCACCAACAAACTGTTTGTGAGGCTCTCATCTACTGGAAAGAG gaTCTGTGAAGTGCAGTCAGTGGATGTGACCACCATCTCTTGCTTCATGGTGCGGGAGTGTGAGGGTTCGAGCCGGATGGGGTCGCGACCTCGGCGCTATCTGTTCACTGGCCATGGCAACGGCAGCATCCAAATGTGGGACCTGACCACTGCCATGGACACCGCTAAcaaaggagaggaaaggaagagagagg ATGCAGGTGGGCCTACAGaggaggagctgctgcagctgttgGACCAGTGCGACCTGAGCACCTCCCGCTGCGCTACACCAAATATTAGCCCCGCCCCCTCAATGCTCCACCACACACGCCTCAGAGAGTCCTGCTCAAG TCTGCAGTTACAGGCCCAGGAGCCCATTCCTGAGAGCCAGGCTACTTACGGAGCTGTGCGACCCTACAGAGCGAGCCCCCTGCTGGCCCGCGCGCGACGAACTGAGTCCTTCCACAGCTACAG AGACTTCCAGAACTTCAGCCTGAGTCGAGGTGTCCTGGACAGCACTGGTCAGGCGTCCACACAGGGCCCCAGCCAGACCCTTGATGTCCGCCGTTCGCTCTGTGACTTTGGGCCTGACGACAGTGAGCGGAGAGCCACAGCTATGGAGTTCTGGGCTTGTCGAACAGCCAGTTCAAGCTCTAACACAATTATCGGAGCTATTACGACTGCTGGTGTTTCCGGGGTGAAAACAGAAGGCGGTCAAGAGTCTCTACGACAGCCGCCTGACAGCCCGATTCCCAGAGGCGACGTTAGGCGGAAGGTGCACCCAAAcccagaggagggagagggtaTGGGATCAGGGGGAGAGGGGGTGAAGGTGGAGGGAGGCGTGAGGAAGAGGGGAGTACTAGAAGGAGGCTTTCTGGGGAGGAAGAAAGCTCCTCCAGTCCCCCACCTCTCCTCCGTGCCCTCTGGATCTGAAGGTGGTGGCAGCGACTCATCTGCCAACGGCTCCCCCTCCCCGACCAAATTGTCTTCTTCCACCTCACCGCGACACAGGAAGCTGGCCCCTGAGCTGTCCAATCAGGACAGCAGCCTGTGA